Part of the Desulfovulcanus ferrireducens genome is shown below.
TTCTGGTGTAATAATTATAAAATACTATAAGATTAGAACTCGTGCATCAACGCACTCGCAAGCGGGCAAATAGACCGGGCTGACCGGTCCACTCTTTTTCCAACAGTCTTACTTCAAGCTCTATTGTGCGGGAGTAACTTAAAGAATATTTTAGAACCGGATGCTTCCATTTTTCTCTTTTGCGGTTTTCATACAAAGAAATAGCCTTTCGCCGGCCTTCTTTGTTTAACCAGACCTGCTGGCCAGTGATCTCAAAATCTTGTTTACGCCATTGATTGCGGTTGACAGAAGCAATTAACGGCATGTCCCACAGAATAACCCGAAACAATTCCATCAAATCCAAGGCTAGAGGATAGGCAGAGGAGCGGGGGGTATGAAAAAAACCAAAGCAGGGATCAAGCCCTACAGCCTGAATAGCAGCTACGCAATCTTTATAAAGCAACGCATAACCAAAAGACAGCAAGGCATTAAACGGATCTCTAGGTGGACGCCGATTGCGGCCATTAAAATATAAAAAATTGTCTTCTGGCAGATTTAATATACAGGTCAGGGCCTTAAAATATTCTCTACCTGCCCTGCCCTCATGTCCGCGCATCTCCCCAATTACTTTATCATGTTGAGTAATAGTTTCATTACCAGTCTTACTCAGTGATTTTTCTATTCTGGCCAAGGCTTTTATTTCATGGCGAATGCTATTTATACTTGCCTGCAATGCTTCCTGGCCTTGTGTTTCGTTTGAACGCTTTGCCCTTGTTGCTCGCAGGATATATTTTAACTGGTTTTCTACTTTGGCCCGACAAAGTTTGGCCACAAGCAAAATTTTAAAAAGTGGGTCGTGAAATGTTTCATATTGACGATGACGGCGCTGCACATATCCAGCGCCTTTTTGCAATGCCCCTACATAATGCCCGCCATAAGAAAGCCAATGAATACCTATATCATTTGCAGCGCAAAAATGAATGGCTTGAGTGGATATTTGAATATTGCCGTGCAAAACAAAAGACGCAACATTTGCCCCCGGAATAGACTTTTTATTTCCATCAGGTAAACTAATTACAAACTGATATCCATCCTTATGAATTGCAGCCCCCTGCTCCAGAAGATGAATAACTCTTTTTTCATCTTCAGCAGGGAACAAACGCAAAGGCTTTTCTTTTTCTTCTTCTACAAAACGCTCTTCCTCTGGCAAACATACTGGCGCAAGAGAACAGGCGCGGCATAACTTTTCAGGCACACTAACCTGCGGTCTTCCAAGTGATGAACGTAGCCCCCTGGCCTTTTTTACTGCGTTTAAAACTTCTTCCTTTGCCTTATCTAAATCAAAAGGAATAATAATGGTTTTATTGTCTGCATGATAACGAATACGTAGTTCTTTTACCGGGCGATTAAAATGTTCAGAAACAAGAAGGCCATAAGCTGTTGTCTGGAGGTGATCACTGGGCCAGGCTTGATTGCCTTTGTTTGAACGACCTTTTTTATGCTCATAAATGATAAGTTCCCCGGCATCTGTGCGCACATAGTCAACTTTGCCACGGATACCTAACTCCTGGCTGGCAAGCTCTAACGTATATTTTTTGCTTCCTTTGTCCAATTCTTCATGCAGTCTGCGGCCAGCATAGACATTGGCATCTGCAACTCTTATTTCTTCCACTTCCTCCAGATAAAAGAGCCGCTCACAATAGGCCAGAGCATGCAGAGCCATCACTCGAATGAGCGGCTCATCTGTTGTTTTTTCTGCCAGAAAGTGAGACTGGAAAATGTCTTCGTTTTCTATTGTGTTGGACATGACTATTTACTTTAATATTTGACTTTCACCCATGCCTTTTGTGGTACGTCTTTTACCGGCCTTTTTGTTGGCACAAACAGAGCTGATCTGGTTTTACTCATTTCAGATCGGTCAATAGTGATGGTTAGTCTGGTGATGTGTTCATTATACTCAACTTCATCATCTGCCTTTAAGGGAATATACCAGTGGGCAGGTTCTGGTTCAGTGATTATTTCCAACCTGTCTATTAAAAAATTATTGTCTCCCAAAAAAGGCAGGCCATATTTTCTCTCTTTTTTTCCTGCCAGGCCTTTTTTTACTTTTTCCTCCAACTCATCATTACCTTTTAAAGCTATAAAAACTCTAATATCTGACAAAAAAGCACGCCTGGCAGGAACAATATTGTATTTACTACCCTTAGCCATATCTTTTCGCTCTTTACCACTACTGCCTACAGGATAATTATGAATTTGTTGATATAAACTATGGGTTTCAGGAAATTCTAGGGCTGCCAAAGCAAGAGAACACTCAGGCAACCCGGAATCAATTTTCGTCATTACAGATTTGTCGTCATCATAACGCATCTCTATGCCAGCAATATTTAAGAGCAACCCATAAGCAGCAGAAGGTGTAATAAACCTGGCAGTTGGTCTAAAACTGCCAGCAGTAAAGGTGCGAAATGTGGCAAAGGGAGCCTGTAAATATAAAATTAGCATATCTATTCTCCGGATGCGAGCATCTTTTCCGCAACAATATCAATCAACTTTTGAGGATTTTTTTCAAGAGTAGCTCCTTTTTCTTTGAGACAATTTATTTGTGTCTCATCCATATCTTTAACAACTTTGCCCCCAATATAAAATTCAGAGCCAGGATAATCATCATGTAAAATTCCATCTATGACTTCCGGGAAAAGATGTTTATTATCTTTAATTTCAAAGCCATAAGTGGAATAACCAGCCACCAATAAATCAGTTAAACGAATAACTATACTGGCAGGCGCCATTTCAAAATAACTGCGGGCATGATTGCCAGCAACACCATTTAACTGGCCAATGGCTTTGAGCAATGTCTTTGTCCAATCTTTTTTCTGTTCACACTCATTTAAGTTTAGGGCAAAAGGATATTGAAAAGGAGTATAGGTTACTTCCCGATGAAGAAGCTGAGAGTTTTCTGCATTTTTGCAGGACTTTATTTCTTTTGGAGTTACATCTTGGGGAGACTGGGTAAAAATAGAGTCATAACGATATGGCTCTAAAGCTACAGCTAGGTTCATCCGTAAAAGAGAATCTCTTTTAAAAGTAAATATTTCTGGATTACGTCCTCTTTCTTTTAATTCTTTTAAAATCTTTTTTCTGTCATTGCTTCCAGCAGCAATAAGCCAGCCCATAAAAAAATCATCTGCAAATCTGTCTGGATCAGGATAATCCTGAAATTTTACTGCCAGTTGTTCTTCATCATTTAATCTCTCCCTATTACAGGGAAGACCAAGTTCTTTTAAAATATCTCTTAAAGCGTTTCTTATAGCTTCTGGAGAAATAACAGGATACTCAAACCTGCCCATGGTTATTTTTTGAAGCACACTTCTATTTTCAGCAGACTCGCCACGATAGTTTGCACTTGGGGCAGCATAGGTCAATACTGTTCCAAAAATGTTCATTTATTCGTCCTCCTTGTGTTGAATATTTTTAGCCAGATAAGATGCAGCAGAAATTGCCAGCAAAGATAAGGATTTTACCTTTTCCCACCCGCCCTGCACCAAGGCATCAGAAAGGAGAAGGTATTCATCTTGAGGCAAAAATTGGGGCACAGAACAAATAGTGCCAGTAAAATATTCCACAAAATCCTCTTCCTTTCGCCCACGCATAGCCAAAAAGGCATCCATACTTACCTTTTCAATGGCTTCCTTGTATTCTTTATTTTCAAAAGGATAAATAGTCTGGCCTTTTTCATCAGTTTTAGTGGATAATCCAGATTTGTTTAAGGCTTTAAGCAAAATATAATGCCTGACTATTCTGTAAATAATTTTTGCCATAAACATTTCTTTACTTTCTTCATTCACCTCTTTGACCTCCTTTATTTTTAATTTTTTAATAGTCAGTTGAAACAGATTATTACAATCTAAACCGAAAAATTTAAAATTTGTCTGTTCTGGAGTTTTTCCTGTTTTCCAGACAAAAATTTCTGAAGGAAATGTATTGAAATATTTTATGCTGCCAAAATACCACGGGTTTTGTGCGAGAACATTTTGTAAATAAAACCTTTTAAAAATAGGATTCATATTTGCCTGTCGCATGCGTTCATATTTTTCAAAAATTTTTCTATCTGGCAGTATTTTTTTTGCTCCCAACATACGCACATTGTTGCCCTGTTTTTGCATATGATAAACTTCCAGGCCAGAAATAAAATCAAAAAAACCTCCCTGGCGACGACTTTTATTGATCACAAGAAAATAAAGATATTCCAATGCACCTTCTTCAAAAAGAGTTATCTGTCCTGATGCAGGAGTATAATTTTTAACATCAACAGGCATGTTTTCCAGCGTTTCTATAAGAACATAATAAAATTCTTCAATATCTGCTGGTTCAGGAATAACAATGGCATGTCCCCAATCCTTCCACTTAATACTGCTTTTCCTTTCTTTGTTTCTTTTTAATTCAACAAACTTTACAGAAAACACAAGACTTGCAATATACCAGAAGTAAAGCAAAAAATTTTCCTGTGGAAGTCCCTTAAAGGGCACCAGCTCTGCATTCTCCTTCTGTGCACCAATAAATACAGAACCAGCAAAACTTTCCTCTTTCTGTTTTTTGGCTTTCATAGCTTTCCAAACCTTTGACGCTTCGGAAGAAGGGATTCCTTTTGCCCTTTCTTCATAAACTCCCCGAGTTTTTGGCTGGGCACGCAAGACCTTCCAGAGCATCTTCCTCCATAACTCTAACCAATTTTCACAATCATCCGGGTAAAATGTTGTAAAAAAACTCCCTTTTGGCTGTAATTCGTCATAAATAAAATATTTTGTTTTCTTCTTTTTTCCATTTTCTATAGTTTCCTCTTCTTTAATCTTTTTTGGTTTTTTACCGCTCCATTTACTTTTTGATTTTACCTCCACAAATTCAGCATCATACAGATCATCAAACAATAGCTGCATACTTTCTCTGGTAAAAGTAATAACCACACGTGATGAAGTCATCTCTTCTACTTCTGGCAATGGAGACATCTTGCGTCTTCGCATAGATTCAATCAAAATCAAAATTCCTGCCAGACCTGCCTTATGTTGGGCAGTGGGCAAATCAAACAAATTATAAGTTAAAGTAATTTTGTCTTCTTTTTTCATATAATCATCTCCCAAGGTGTTTTAGCTAAACCAAATTTTTCACAATAATAGTCAGCAGAAACTATTAAAGGAAATCTTCCTATTTTAGAAGATCGCCTTACAGACACTTTTCTGGGCACAGGCACAATAAGCCCATCAAAAGGTTCTTTTTTATTTTTCAAATCAAAAAACCTTTCAATATCGCTATCCAGTATGGCCTGGACACATTGGTTGTTATAGTCTGCAATGTCTCGCGTCTTTGCCCAGGGTCCATCTCCCAAAAAGGCATTGTATTTTTCTATTTCTATCATTTTGGCAGTCAAACCTTCCAAAAGATGTTCCAGTTCCAGTTGTCTTAATTTTCTCTGGTTTATCTTTTTCACAAATTCTCTTACTCCTTGCAGATCACCATCTTTATAAGGTGCATTATTCTCTGGAAAATATAAATAAATTTCACCACAATCATACTTTAAATGCCGATTGCATCTTCCCATTCTCTGAATAAGACTGGTAATAGGTGCGGTTTCAGTAATTAGAACATGGGCATCCAGATCAAGACTCATTTCACACAGTTGCGTGGTTATAGCCAGCACTGGTTTATCGCTTTTAAAATTTTCAACTACTTTTTGGTGAATTTTGATCCTGTCTTCCAGTTTAAAACGGCTATGATAACACAAGACATCTTTATAAGTATTTAGTTCTTGAGCCAATTGCTGGCAGCGATCCACAGTATTGACCACCCAGAGCACCTTTTTGCCCTGTTCCAAAGCATATAAGGCTATATCTTTTGCCCTTTCTGTATCTTCAATGAGGTTTGTCTGATAACGGGGTATCTTTATCTTTTGGGATAGGTCATCCAACTTTTCAGGATCATCAGGAAAAATTTTAAGGCCACACTCCTCTAGTTTCTCCCGTCTGGATGGTGTTATGGTGGCACTCATGCACAATACTGGCAGATCAAATTCCTCTAAAAATTTTTTTAAGGCTGAAAACAAAGCACTATCTAGGCTATGAACTTCATCCACAACCACTATGCTATCTACTAACAAAGGCAAAAGACATACAGAACGATAAGAATACTGCATAACCCCTAAAAATTGATGAATGGTTGCACTAAAGATACGCCTCTGCCAGTAAGCAAGGGCAAATAACCTGTCTTCAACTTCAAAGTCAGCCTGACTGCGCCCATCAAAATCATCAAACATATTTTGCAAGTCAAAACGAGCAGAAGAATGAAGCAAGATTCCTTCAGGTGCCCAGGATACATAGTCACGAAAACCTTCACTGGCCGTTGCTCTGGTGGGGTAAAGAAACATCACCCTGGCAGTGGGTTTCTTGTTTAACTGTGCTCTTATCCATCTCCACGCAGCCAGAGTTTTACCACTGCCACAGGCTGAAACAAGAACCGCCCTTTGTGGTAAAGTATCGGCAAGAAGCTGAAAATCCTGCCACTTAAATGGTTTCTGACTCTTTTCTTCTATCTCTTTTTTTCTGGGAGTTATTATCTTTGCAGTGATGGTCTTATCTGTAAGCAACTCATCTTCATCAAATGCCTTTTTCAGCCAGGAGAACAAAACTTTATTCTCCCTGCTAAGACCAGACCCAGCACTGTCAGCTACAATCAAAGCTGTTTTTACGGCCAGTAAAAGCCTTTGAAATATTTTATCTCGTTTACATTTGCGATTTATCTGATTAAAAACTTTTTCTAACCTTTCTTTATACTCATACTCACTTTCTTCTAAATCACAATTTTCAGGCAATGATAGGCTAGTTATGGGAGGAAAATCTGTCTTTTGGGCTAGGTAATTTATAATCTCTAAAATTTGTTGGACATAAATACGAAGCACCAGAAAGGCTTGTCCTTTTTCTCCTGTAAGTAGATTCTTGTTCCGAGGTTCAAGTTTTAAATGGTGGCATCCTATGACACTGATAATAATTTCAAAATCCGCATTTTTTATATTTACAATCCAATCCTTTATTTCAGGACATAATAAAAACATTGCACTTAATTGTTCATGGCGTATTTCTTGATCACCCTTTTTTCTAATCATTCGCTGAAAACCGCTATTAGCTTTGCCAAGGTCATGTAAAATACATGCTATTAGAGTATTTATAAAAAAAATGGGATAATATTTTATATTAAGACGGAAAAATTTTAACCACCTCTTCGCCAGCCTGGTAGAAAAATTGGCAGTTCCAAAAAGATTTATAAAAGCTTCCACCACTGCCTTTGTATGCCCCAAAAGCGTGGCCTGCTCAGGTGGATTGTCAGGCTCAGGGCAACATTTAGCCAGCAGACATTTGAATTCCATTTTTTGGCCTCCAGGGTTCAAAAAAACCACATCCCATTTTGCGTCTGCCTCCAAGGCCATGCTCCTGCAGCATTATGGACTCTTCAGCGGTTAATTCTGAAATAAGCAAAGAATATCCAACGACCTGTTTTCCATGCACTTTAAAAGTGCGCCTTTTCCCCAGACTGAACTTTCCCCTTAC
Proteins encoded:
- a CDS encoding type I-MYXAN CRISPR-associated endonuclease Cas4/Cas1 — protein: MSNTIENEDIFQSHFLAEKTTDEPLIRVMALHALAYCERLFYLEEVEEIRVADANVYAGRRLHEELDKGSKKYTLELASQELGIRGKVDYVRTDAGELIIYEHKKGRSNKGNQAWPSDHLQTTAYGLLVSEHFNRPVKELRIRYHADNKTIIIPFDLDKAKEEVLNAVKKARGLRSSLGRPQVSVPEKLCRACSLAPVCLPEEERFVEEEKEKPLRLFPAEDEKRVIHLLEQGAAIHKDGYQFVISLPDGNKKSIPGANVASFVLHGNIQISTQAIHFCAANDIGIHWLSYGGHYVGALQKGAGYVQRRHRQYETFHDPLFKILLVAKLCRAKVENQLKYILRATRAKRSNETQGQEALQASINSIRHEIKALARIEKSLSKTGNETITQHDKVIGEMRGHEGRAGREYFKALTCILNLPEDNFLYFNGRNRRPPRDPFNALLSFGYALLYKDCVAAIQAVGLDPCFGFFHTPRSSAYPLALDLMELFRVILWDMPLIASVNRNQWRKQDFEITGQQVWLNKEGRRKAISLYENRKREKWKHPVLKYSLSYSRTIELEVRLLEKEWTGQPGLFARLRVR
- the cas5 gene encoding type I-MYXAN CRISPR-associated protein Cas5/Cmx5/DevS translates to MLILYLQAPFATFRTFTAGSFRPTARFITPSAAYGLLLNIAGIEMRYDDDKSVMTKIDSGLPECSLALAALEFPETHSLYQQIHNYPVGSSGKERKDMAKGSKYNIVPARRAFLSDIRVFIALKGNDELEEKVKKGLAGKKERKYGLPFLGDNNFLIDRLEIITEPEPAHWYIPLKADDEVEYNEHITRLTITIDRSEMSKTRSALFVPTKRPVKDVPQKAWVKVKY
- the cmx8 gene encoding type I-MYXAN CRISPR-associated protein Cmx8; translated protein: MKKEDKITLTYNLFDLPTAQHKAGLAGILILIESMRRRKMSPLPEVEEMTSSRVVITFTRESMQLLFDDLYDAEFVEVKSKSKWSGKKPKKIKEEETIENGKKKKTKYFIYDELQPKGSFFTTFYPDDCENWLELWRKMLWKVLRAQPKTRGVYEERAKGIPSSEASKVWKAMKAKKQKEESFAGSVFIGAQKENAELVPFKGLPQENFLLYFWYIASLVFSVKFVELKRNKERKSSIKWKDWGHAIVIPEPADIEEFYYVLIETLENMPVDVKNYTPASGQITLFEEGALEYLYFLVINKSRRQGGFFDFISGLEVYHMQKQGNNVRMLGAKKILPDRKIFEKYERMRQANMNPIFKRFYLQNVLAQNPWYFGSIKYFNTFPSEIFVWKTGKTPEQTNFKFFGLDCNNLFQLTIKKLKIKEVKEVNEESKEMFMAKIIYRIVRHYILLKALNKSGLSTKTDEKGQTIYPFENKEYKEAIEKVSMDAFLAMRGRKEEDFVEYFTGTICSVPQFLPQDEYLLLSDALVQGGWEKVKSLSLLAISAASYLAKNIQHKEDE
- the cas3 gene encoding CRISPR-associated helicase Cas3', giving the protein MEFKCLLAKCCPEPDNPPEQATLLGHTKAVVEAFINLFGTANFSTRLAKRWLKFFRLNIKYYPIFFINTLIACILHDLGKANSGFQRMIRKKGDQEIRHEQLSAMFLLCPEIKDWIVNIKNADFEIIISVIGCHHLKLEPRNKNLLTGEKGQAFLVLRIYVQQILEIINYLAQKTDFPPITSLSLPENCDLEESEYEYKERLEKVFNQINRKCKRDKIFQRLLLAVKTALIVADSAGSGLSRENKVLFSWLKKAFDEDELLTDKTITAKIITPRKKEIEEKSQKPFKWQDFQLLADTLPQRAVLVSACGSGKTLAAWRWIRAQLNKKPTARVMFLYPTRATASEGFRDYVSWAPEGILLHSSARFDLQNMFDDFDGRSQADFEVEDRLFALAYWQRRIFSATIHQFLGVMQYSYRSVCLLPLLVDSIVVVDEVHSLDSALFSALKKFLEEFDLPVLCMSATITPSRREKLEECGLKIFPDDPEKLDDLSQKIKIPRYQTNLIEDTERAKDIALYALEQGKKVLWVVNTVDRCQQLAQELNTYKDVLCYHSRFKLEDRIKIHQKVVENFKSDKPVLAITTQLCEMSLDLDAHVLITETAPITSLIQRMGRCNRHLKYDCGEIYLYFPENNAPYKDGDLQGVREFVKKINQRKLRQLELEHLLEGLTAKMIEIEKYNAFLGDGPWAKTRDIADYNNQCVQAILDSDIERFFDLKNKKEPFDGLIVPVPRKVSVRRSSKIGRFPLIVSADYYCEKFGLAKTPWEMII